A genomic region of Daphnia carinata strain CSIRO-1 chromosome 5, CSIRO_AGI_Dcar_HiC_V3, whole genome shotgun sequence contains the following coding sequences:
- the LOC130696014 gene encoding protein tumorous imaginal discs, mitochondrial-like isoform X1 encodes MWLKPQKMSASSRTVWAIFKHCSATVLPKPPSGRALLQYGISGSRNFHSSSSIFQKKRDYYDVLGVPRNASLKDVKKAYYQLAKKFHPDTNKNDPETIKKFQEVSEAYEVLSDDTKRKQFDTWGATSEQMGGGQGGPNAGPDFSRHQNWNFQSSVDPEELFRKIFGQGGFQGGSFGGEDFAESRFGFGAAQEMTMNLTFAQAAKGVNKDVSLNVVDTCTKCRGSRSEPGTKAVKCPYCNGTGMETISTGPFIMRSTCRRCMGSRMYISNPCMECEGKGSTVQRKKITVPVPAGVEDGQTVRMQVGQKEVFITFRVEKSDYFRRDGADIHTDAYISFPQAAFGGGIRVQGVYEDLAVDIPKGTQSHTRIRLNGKGLRKVNSYGFGDHYIHVKIKIPIRLTEKQRNLILAYAEVEEDTAGTVNGITYTKDGKRMDGINEAPMAGSESQTASQDTQGKENGLLGRLKKAIFG; translated from the exons ATGTGGTTGAAGCCGCAGAAAATGTCTGCCTCTTCCAGAACCGTGTGGGCAATATTTAAACACTGTTCAGCAACTGTATTGCCCAAACCTCCATCAGGTCGTGCTCTCCTTCAGTATGGTATATCAG GTAGCCGAAATTTCCACTCTTCCAGTTCcattttccagaaaaaaagagattacTATGATGTTCTTGGAGTTCCCCGAAATGCTTCTTTAAAAGATGTGAAGAAAGCTTATTATCAACTAGCAAAAAAGTTTCATCCAGATACGAATAAAAATGATCCtgaaactattaaaaaatttcaagaagTGTCTGAAGCTTATGAG GTTTTGAGTGATGATACCAAAAGGAAGCAATTTGATACTTGGGGAGCTACTTCAGAGCAAATGGGTGGTGGACAGGGTGGACCAAATGCAGGTCCTGATTTTTCAAGACatcagaattggaatttccaaTCAAGTGTTGATCCAGAAGAACTATTTCGAAAAATCTTTGGTCAAGGTGGTTTCCAAGGAGGAAGCTTTGGTGGTGAAGATTTTGCAGAATCCAGATTTGGATTTGGTGCAGCACAGGAG ATGACAATGAATCTAACTTTTGCTCAAGCTGCAAAAGGAGTAAACAAAGATGTCTCTTTGAACGTTGTTGATACCTGTACAAAATGCCGAGGATCAAGAAGCGAACCTGGAACGAAAGCTGTTAAATGCCCGTACTGCAATGGAACAGGAATGGAAACAATCAGCACCGGACCTTTCATCATGAGATCGACCTGTAGGAGATGCATGGGTTCTAGAATGTACATATCGAATCCTTGCATGGAATGCGAAGGGAAAGGCTCTACGGTTCAGAGGAAAAAGATCACTGTGCCAGTTCCCGcag gcgTTGAAGATGGCCAAACAGTGAGGATGCAAGTTGGCCAAAAGGAAGTTTTCATAACTTTTCGGGTGGAAAAATCCGACTACTTCCGCCGTGACGGTGCCGACATCCATACCGATGCCTATATTTCGTTCCCGCAGGCTGCGTTTGGGGGAGGAATCCGTGTCCAAGGAGTATATGAAGACTTAGCGGTAGACATCCCTAAAGGAACGCAGTCACATACACGTATCCGTCTGAACGGAAAAGGATTACGCAAAGTGAATAGTTATGGATTTGGTGATCACTACATACATGTGAAAATCAAAATCCCCATCCGACtcacagaaaaacaaagaaacctTATCTTGGCCTACGCCGAAGTCGAGGAAGATACCGCTGGAACTGTGAACGGAATAACCTACACGAAAGAtg GTAAACGAATGGATGGGATCAATGAAGCACCGATGGCTGGTTCGGAGTCTCAAACGGCCAGCCAGGACACCcaggggaaagaaaatggtCTTCTTGGTCGCCTTAAGAAAGCTATTTTTGGATAA
- the LOC130696014 gene encoding protein tumorous imaginal discs, mitochondrial-like isoform X2, whose protein sequence is MWLKPQKMSASSRTVWAIFKHCSATVLPKPPSGRALLQYGISGSRNFHSSSSIFQKKRDYYDVLGVPRNASLKDVKKAYYQLAKKFHPDTNKNDPETIKKFQEVSEAYEVLSDDTKRKQFDTWGATSEQMGGGQGGPNAGPDFSRHQNWNFQSSVDPEELFRKIFGQGGFQGGSFGGEDFAESRFGFGAAQEMTMNLTFAQAAKGVNKDVSLNVVDTCTKCRGSRSEPGTKAVKCPYCNGTGMETISTGPFIMRSTCRRCMGSRMYISNPCMECEGKGSTVQRKKITVPVPAGVEDGQTVRMQVGQKEVFITFRVEKSDYFRRDGADIHTDAYISFPQAAFGGGIRVQGVYEDLAVDIPKGTQSHTRIRLNGKGLRKVNSYGFGDHYIHVKIKIPIRLTEKQRNLILAYAEVEEDTAGTVNGITYTKDGTKKASNGFSMGSKSARSTVDGDSSSNETKEEKAQRQKA, encoded by the exons ATGTGGTTGAAGCCGCAGAAAATGTCTGCCTCTTCCAGAACCGTGTGGGCAATATTTAAACACTGTTCAGCAACTGTATTGCCCAAACCTCCATCAGGTCGTGCTCTCCTTCAGTATGGTATATCAG GTAGCCGAAATTTCCACTCTTCCAGTTCcattttccagaaaaaaagagattacTATGATGTTCTTGGAGTTCCCCGAAATGCTTCTTTAAAAGATGTGAAGAAAGCTTATTATCAACTAGCAAAAAAGTTTCATCCAGATACGAATAAAAATGATCCtgaaactattaaaaaatttcaagaagTGTCTGAAGCTTATGAG GTTTTGAGTGATGATACCAAAAGGAAGCAATTTGATACTTGGGGAGCTACTTCAGAGCAAATGGGTGGTGGACAGGGTGGACCAAATGCAGGTCCTGATTTTTCAAGACatcagaattggaatttccaaTCAAGTGTTGATCCAGAAGAACTATTTCGAAAAATCTTTGGTCAAGGTGGTTTCCAAGGAGGAAGCTTTGGTGGTGAAGATTTTGCAGAATCCAGATTTGGATTTGGTGCAGCACAGGAG ATGACAATGAATCTAACTTTTGCTCAAGCTGCAAAAGGAGTAAACAAAGATGTCTCTTTGAACGTTGTTGATACCTGTACAAAATGCCGAGGATCAAGAAGCGAACCTGGAACGAAAGCTGTTAAATGCCCGTACTGCAATGGAACAGGAATGGAAACAATCAGCACCGGACCTTTCATCATGAGATCGACCTGTAGGAGATGCATGGGTTCTAGAATGTACATATCGAATCCTTGCATGGAATGCGAAGGGAAAGGCTCTACGGTTCAGAGGAAAAAGATCACTGTGCCAGTTCCCGcag gcgTTGAAGATGGCCAAACAGTGAGGATGCAAGTTGGCCAAAAGGAAGTTTTCATAACTTTTCGGGTGGAAAAATCCGACTACTTCCGCCGTGACGGTGCCGACATCCATACCGATGCCTATATTTCGTTCCCGCAGGCTGCGTTTGGGGGAGGAATCCGTGTCCAAGGAGTATATGAAGACTTAGCGGTAGACATCCCTAAAGGAACGCAGTCACATACACGTATCCGTCTGAACGGAAAAGGATTACGCAAAGTGAATAGTTATGGATTTGGTGATCACTACATACATGTGAAAATCAAAATCCCCATCCGACtcacagaaaaacaaagaaacctTATCTTGGCCTACGCCGAAGTCGAGGAAGATACCGCTGGAACTGTGAACGGAATAACCTACACGAAAGAtg GTACGAAAAAGGCGAGTAATGGCTTCTCTATGGGCTCGAAAAGTGCTCGTTCAACTGTTGACGGCGATTCCAGTTCCAATgagacaaaagaagaaaaagctcAGCGACAAAAAGCATAA
- the LOC130696015 gene encoding sorting and assembly machinery component 50 homolog, translated as MQTAERNSPETAAETADVPLQLSNIKALVDKINVEGLGRTKDDLVIKSVQELFEAGDFQQVVLKSQEVRTKLEKLGCFKNVGVFIDTSRGDHSSPNGLDVTFTVKELKRVLGGINTLVGNNEGSLVIGSNLPNTFGRGEKLQAEYTYGTKQSKGFNGMFVKPFHNKANSILTSSFYQQNSEWASSGYHLCEQGISLDASFDSVPLLRHSVQWEGVWRELSCQSRTTTFPVREQAGHSLKSALRHVIHYDNRDSAVFSNRGTLFRMVQELAGLGGDVGFVKHELTYQLNVPITNDVVLQGSFQGGFMKRLNDEKMIYICDRFFLGGPHTIRGFEQRGIGPQSDNQALGAQTYWAAGLHLFTPLPFKPGHGGLGDILRTHFFVNAGNIDNFNFGDNIKESARILTDRYRLSYGMGLMLRLGTVARIELNYCVPLKCQRGDRTHHGVQVAVGVQFL; from the exons ATGCAAACTGCTGAAAGAAAT AGCCCTGAAACTGCCGCGGAGACAGCAGATGTACCTCTTCAGCTTTCAAACATAAAA gcCCTAGTCGACAAAATTAATGTAGAAGGTCTTGGTAGGACGAAAGATGACCTTGTTATCAAAAGTGTACAGGAGCTTTTTGAGGCTGGAGATTTCCAACAAGTTGTACTGAAGTCTCAAGAAGTCAGAACAAAACTGGAGAAACTGGGATGTTTCAAGAATGTTGGTGTGTTCATTGATACCAGTCGTGGAGACCATTCTTCCCCAAATGGATTGGATGTCACCTTTACAGTTAAAGAACTAAAACGAGTTCTTGGAGGCATAAACACTCTTGTTGGAAATAATGAAGGCTCTTTAGTCATTGGCAGTAATTTACCTAACACATTTGGAAGAGGAGAAAAGTTGCAAGCAGAATATACCTATGGCACAAAACAGTCAAAAGGATTCAATGGAATGTTTGTGAAACCCTTTCACAACAAAGCCAATAGCAT ATTGACTTCATCCTTCTACCAGCAAAATTCCGAATGGGCCTCATCTGGCTATCACTTGTGTGAGCAAGGAATCTCTCTAGACGCTAGTTTTGATTCAGTCCCTCTT TTACGCCATAGTGTTCAATGGGAGGGTGTCTGGCGAGAACTTTCTTGTCAGAGTCGCACAACGACGTTTCCTGTCCGTGAACAAGCTGGTCATTCACTCAAGTCTGCCTTGCGCCACGTGATACACTACGATAACAGAGATTCGGCTGTGTTTTCGAATAGGGGCACCCTTTTCCGTATGGTACAGGAGCTCGCTGGACTTGGTGGAGATGTCGGTTTCGTCAAGCACGAACTTACCTATCAATTAAACGTCCCAATCACAAATGATGTG GTTCTTCAAGGCTCCTTCCAAGGCGGTTTTATGAAACGATTGAACGATGAAAAAATGATTTACATTTGCGATCGCTTTTTCCTAGGAGGTCCGCATACTATCCGTGGCTTTGAACAGCGTGGCATAGGTCCACAGTCTGATAATCAAGCACTTGGAGCACAG ACTTACTGGGCTGCTGGTCTTCACTTGTTTACTCCTTTGCCCTTTAAGCCGGGACATGGTGGTCTAGGAGACATCCTCCGCACGCACTTCTTTGTCAACGCAGGAAACATAGACAATTTCAATTTCG GTGATAATATCAAGGAAAGTGCCCGGATTTTAACTGACAGATACCGTTTGAGCTACGGAATGGGATTAATGTTACGGTTGGGCACGGTGGCTCGGATTGAATTAAATTATTGTGTACCCCTTAAATGTCAACGAGGAGATCGAACTCATCATGGCGTGCAAGTGGCTGTTGGAGTGCAGTTTCTATAA
- the LOC130696022 gene encoding ubiquitin-like protein 3 isoform X1 — MGPCKNIPMDKVNLRLILVSGKTKEFLFSPEDSASEIAQFVFDNWPEEWNEEGVSRAEILRLIYQGRFLHGNVTLGALGLPPGRTSVMHLVPRETLPEPNSQDQRQKSKSGRSSCCSISCAIL; from the exons ATGGGCCCCTGCAAAAACATTCCTATGGATAAG GTGAACCTGAGACTTATTCTGGTCTCTGGCAAGACTAAAGAGTTCCTCTTTTCCCCTGAGGACTCAGCTTCAGAGATTGCACAGTTTGTTTTTGACAATTGGCCAGAAG AATGGAATGAAGAAGGTGTGTCAAGAGCAGAGATACTGCGTTTGATATATCAAGGGAGATTTTTACATGGAAATGTAACCTTGGGAGCATTGGGTCTGCCGCCTGGTCGCACTTCAGTGATGCATCTCGTTCCACGAGAAACTCTACCTGAACCTAATTCTCAAG ATCAAcgacaaaaaagcaaaagtggGCGCAGCAGCTGCTGTTCGATTTCCTGCGCCATTCTCTAG